One window of Cohnella hashimotonis genomic DNA carries:
- a CDS encoding ABC transporter substrate-binding protein has product MKRIGLMTALSVLLLSVSACSGNGGNVGSSPSAANGQGEPSAGAQQTGASTDGKGAGAGTDAPAVAREEIKLPTGPVKLVVASFEPSEQLKQAVKKYEQAHTNVTVELQAAQTEFKDLDSQIANIEKYVAKTNTALLSGKGPDVMELDLLPKEKLVGRGLLANLGDWMDRDAAFNKADYFANVLDNMQIAGGLYAMPLSFYPVTLIGDKAAIDKDGGVKDGDWTWDEFAESAQRLIQKGTHPHALANTPDYMLSELVDERYAQFVDEAGRRASFDSPGFAELMTQVKQLFDDGVVIDLMKANFRSESLADNPKINTYFQSTQIPSPMEFLMLMDQYDGNARVYTKPHAKEMGPGGYFAANQTMGINAASPVKEQAWDFVKFLLSEQGAADPDISLGHTGFPISRIAYDKEIEKLRDEGEVPGYKNGPAESDPFKVNEAHLDLLDGIVTAAVHPVGQSTKIGDIISEESKAFFTGQKSAEAVAKLIQNKVTTYLNE; this is encoded by the coding sequence ATGAAAAGAATCGGGTTGATGACGGCACTCAGCGTGCTGCTTCTTAGTGTCTCCGCGTGCAGCGGAAACGGCGGTAATGTCGGCAGTTCGCCAAGCGCCGCGAACGGACAGGGCGAACCTTCCGCCGGCGCGCAGCAGACGGGAGCGTCGACGGACGGCAAGGGCGCGGGCGCCGGGACGGATGCGCCGGCGGTCGCGCGGGAAGAGATCAAGCTGCCGACCGGACCGGTCAAGCTCGTCGTGGCCTCGTTCGAGCCGAGCGAGCAGTTGAAGCAGGCGGTCAAGAAGTACGAGCAGGCGCATACGAACGTGACGGTCGAGCTGCAGGCCGCCCAGACGGAATTCAAGGATCTCGATTCGCAGATCGCGAATATCGAGAAGTATGTCGCGAAGACGAATACGGCGCTGCTGTCCGGCAAAGGCCCGGACGTCATGGAGCTGGACCTGCTGCCCAAAGAAAAATTGGTGGGCCGGGGACTGCTGGCCAATCTCGGCGACTGGATGGATCGGGATGCGGCCTTTAACAAGGCAGATTACTTCGCCAATGTGCTGGACAATATGCAGATCGCGGGCGGGCTCTACGCGATGCCGCTGTCCTTCTATCCGGTCACCCTCATTGGCGACAAAGCCGCGATCGACAAGGACGGCGGCGTGAAGGATGGCGACTGGACCTGGGACGAATTCGCCGAGTCGGCCCAGCGTCTCATCCAGAAGGGCACCCATCCGCATGCGTTGGCCAACACGCCGGACTATATGCTGTCGGAGCTCGTCGACGAGCGGTACGCGCAATTCGTAGACGAAGCGGGCCGCCGGGCAAGCTTTGATTCGCCGGGATTCGCGGAGCTAATGACGCAGGTCAAGCAGTTGTTCGACGACGGCGTGGTGATCGATTTAATGAAGGCGAATTTCCGGAGCGAATCGCTCGCGGACAACCCCAAGATCAATACCTATTTCCAAAGCACGCAAATCCCCTCGCCCATGGAGTTTTTAATGCTGATGGATCAATATGACGGCAATGCCCGTGTCTACACGAAGCCGCATGCGAAGGAGATGGGACCGGGCGGTTACTTCGCGGCCAATCAGACGATGGGTATCAACGCCGCCTCGCCCGTCAAGGAGCAGGCGTGGGATTTCGTCAAGTTCCTGCTCTCCGAGCAGGGCGCGGCCGATCCCGATATCTCGCTGGGGCATACGGGATTCCCGATCAGCAGAATCGCCTACGACAAGGAGATCGAGAAGCTGCGCGACGAAGGGGAGGTGCCCGGCTACAAGAACGGCCCTGCGGAATCCGATCCCTTCAAGGTGAATGAAGCGCATCTGGATCTGCTCGACGGTATCGTGACGGCGGCGGTGCATCCGGTCGGCCAGTCGACCAAGATCGGCGATATCATCAGCGAAGAGAGCAAAGCTTTTTTTACCGGACAGAAGTCCGCAGAAGCCGTCGCGAAGCTGATTCAGAACAAAGTGACGACTTATCTTAATGAGTAG
- a CDS encoding carbohydrate ABC transporter permease: protein MIARLGLSALLVVIAAVALVPIALTFTNSLMTEREIGANYGLLGEMTDVAAGGRDLFINLKLLPDWLTLSQYGQVLIFNPAFLRMFWNSAGMVLPIVAGQTAVASLSAYAFARLRFRGRDKLFLVYLMTMLMPFQVTLVPNYIMIDKLGLLNKEASIILPGIFGAFGVFMLRQFMLHIPGTYTEAAKIDGAGHGTIFARVVLPLVMPGVASLTVLLFVDYWNMVEQPLIFLQDTFKQPLSLYLAHINRTARGIGFAASVLYMTPMILLYLYAESYFVQGIQLSGIKG from the coding sequence TTGATCGCCAGGCTGGGCCTGAGCGCGCTTCTCGTCGTCATCGCCGCGGTCGCGCTGGTGCCGATCGCGCTGACTTTCACCAATTCGCTGATGACCGAGCGCGAGATCGGCGCCAACTACGGCTTGCTCGGCGAGATGACCGATGTCGCGGCAGGCGGGCGAGACCTGTTCATTAATCTGAAGCTGCTGCCCGACTGGCTGACGTTGTCGCAATACGGGCAGGTGCTGATTTTTAACCCGGCGTTCCTGCGCATGTTCTGGAATTCGGCCGGCATGGTGCTGCCCATCGTCGCGGGTCAGACGGCCGTAGCTTCGCTGTCCGCCTATGCGTTCGCCAGGCTGCGCTTCCGCGGGCGGGACAAGCTGTTCCTCGTCTACCTCATGACGATGCTGATGCCGTTCCAGGTGACGCTGGTGCCCAACTATATCATGATCGACAAGCTCGGGCTGCTGAACAAGGAGGCTTCCATCATATTGCCGGGCATCTTCGGCGCTTTTGGCGTATTCATGCTGCGCCAGTTCATGCTCCATATTCCAGGCACCTACACCGAGGCGGCGAAAATCGACGGGGCGGGTCATGGGACGATTTTCGCCCGGGTCGTCCTGCCGCTCGTGATGCCGGGTGTCGCGTCGCTGACGGTGCTGCTGTTCGTCGATTACTGGAATATGGTGGAGCAGCCGCTCATCTTTTTGCAGGATACGTTCAAGCAGCCGCTGTCGCTCTATCTGGCGCATATCAACCGGACAGCGCGCGGCATCGGCTTCGCCGCATCGGTGCTGTATATGACGCCGATGATCCTGCTTTATCTATATGCGGAGTCCTACTTTGTCCAAGGGATTCAATTGTCGGGGATCAAAGGGTAG
- a CDS encoding response regulator transcription factor, translated as MYTCMIVEDEEVIREGMRFGIDWASYRLNLAAAASDGKEALELAGRIRPDIVITDVVMKEMDGIELARRMQADIKDKAIKVIMISGHENVDYIRSALKLQVVDYLLKPFHEEEFAEVVRKVVGDLDEERSREERLRSLERRNELSQAWVRDRLVENLSAGPAKPTGLDAYAELDDLLAGGELASLNGSDQRKAVRAVKAYIQSAFREELTLAQVAEAVHLSPNYLANLFKKNAGSTVNDYITQIRLAEAKRLLREEPGLLVQHVAERIGYKDGKYFTKLFKREVGMNPSEFRDRA; from the coding sequence ATGTACACCTGCATGATCGTCGAAGACGAGGAGGTCATCCGCGAGGGAATGAGGTTCGGCATCGACTGGGCGTCCTACCGGCTGAACCTGGCGGCGGCGGCTTCGGACGGCAAGGAAGCGCTGGAGCTGGCGGGCCGGATCCGGCCGGACATCGTGATCACGGACGTCGTCATGAAGGAGATGGACGGCATCGAGCTGGCGCGCCGGATGCAGGCCGACATCAAGGACAAAGCGATCAAGGTCATCATGATCAGCGGCCACGAGAACGTCGATTATATCCGGTCGGCGCTCAAGCTGCAGGTGGTGGACTACTTGCTCAAGCCCTTCCATGAGGAAGAGTTCGCGGAGGTCGTCCGCAAGGTCGTAGGCGATCTGGACGAAGAGCGGAGCCGGGAGGAGCGTCTGCGCAGTCTGGAGCGCAGGAACGAGCTGTCCCAGGCGTGGGTCCGGGATCGGCTGGTGGAAAATTTGAGCGCGGGACCGGCGAAGCCAACGGGCCTGGACGCCTATGCGGAGCTGGACGACCTGCTTGCTGGGGGCGAGCTCGCTTCCCTTAACGGCTCAGACCAACGCAAAGCCGTGCGGGCCGTGAAGGCGTACATTCAATCCGCGTTCCGGGAAGAACTGACGCTGGCGCAGGTGGCCGAAGCGGTTCATCTGTCGCCCAACTATCTAGCCAACCTTTTTAAGAAAAATGCGGGCAGTACTGTAAACGATTACATCACGCAGATCCGTCTGGCCGAGGCGAAGCGGCTCCTCAGAGAGGAGCCGGGCCTGCTCGTGCAGCACGTGGCGGAGCGCATCGGGTATAAGGACGGCAAATACTTCACGAAGCTATTCAAGCGCGAAGTCGGCATGAATCCAAGCGAGTTCAGGGATCGGGCGTGA
- a CDS encoding carbohydrate ABC transporter permease — MSRRLRGLWRGGDGAAALLFLAPGAAGFALFYLFPFAMGLWYSLTDRTIGGRFVGLANYEALLASGSFRKAAANTLLFTGVSVPILISLSLGLALLLSRPLFLRRWLQTAFVLPLVVPVASVVAIWQIFLDWNGSLNAWLHGLGYGRIDWLQSDWAMPTLVAMYVWKNVGYDMILFLAGLLSIPQSYYETARIEGAGRLRQLTHITLVYLTPTTVFVILISIINSFKVFRETYLLTGDYPYDRIYMLQHYMNNMFFSLDIQKLTSAAALMVGCIVILAGSLLATEKRFRSWME; from the coding sequence ATGAGTAGGCGGCTGCGGGGCCTATGGCGCGGCGGCGACGGGGCGGCGGCACTGCTGTTCCTGGCGCCAGGCGCGGCGGGCTTCGCGCTGTTCTATCTGTTCCCGTTCGCGATGGGACTGTGGTACTCGCTGACAGACAGGACGATCGGCGGCCGCTTCGTCGGACTGGCCAATTACGAGGCGCTGCTCGCGAGCGGCTCGTTCCGCAAGGCGGCGGCCAACACGCTGCTGTTCACGGGCGTCAGCGTGCCGATCCTGATATCGTTGTCGCTCGGGCTTGCGCTTCTGCTCAGCCGGCCGCTGTTTTTGCGCAGATGGCTGCAGACCGCCTTCGTGCTGCCGCTCGTCGTGCCGGTCGCCTCCGTCGTCGCCATCTGGCAGATCTTCCTCGACTGGAACGGCAGTCTCAACGCCTGGCTGCACGGCTTGGGCTACGGGCGCATCGACTGGCTCCAATCCGATTGGGCGATGCCGACGCTCGTGGCGATGTACGTATGGAAAAACGTCGGCTACGACATGATTCTTTTTCTCGCGGGTCTGCTGTCGATCCCGCAGTCGTATTACGAGACGGCGCGGATCGAGGGCGCGGGCCGCCTGCGGCAACTGACGCATATTACGCTCGTTTATCTGACGCCGACGACGGTGTTTGTCATTCTCATTTCCATCATCAACTCGTTCAAGGTGTTCCGCGAGACGTATTTGCTCACAGGCGACTACCCCTACGATCGCATCTACATGCTGCAGCATTATATGAACAACATGTTTTTCTCGCTCGACATTCAGAAGCTGACCTCCGCGGCGGCGCTGATGGTCGGATGCATCGTCATCCTCGCCGGCTCGCTGCTGGCGACGGAGAAGCGGTTCCGATCGTGGATGGAATGA
- a CDS encoding efflux RND transporter periplasmic adaptor subunit, whose translation MDTEATGAGQKLRQRRIRMAAGVFAGLLVVLTLLGNTLLALTLPKVAVQPVQSGRVKAQYDGTAVVQPVETLSLPNPAGWKVKQVLAKEGDRVHQGQALVTYDDRDAREQIEAQQASLKKLQLQIALLQQQYIQAAKDGDAADVAGAKSALESADIDIVAQQQLIAGLQADMAEKGKLVAPVDGIVKEVHALAGTAGVSAGPDVLLASSGHGYRFELRPPASLAETLAVGDKLEVQVQAQGEKQGKLQGEKQGDMQSEVQGKAQREEQGQMKGDMQGGDNQTVAGVVTEILQDLPGLDGSGAGEEEDGAASSVPGYRIVVKLTDASIRGGETVKVHLEKEASETDTMLVPSAAVHRDGDGTYVFVIEERQGPLGNAYYASRRSVSVKETGDGMSAVSGSLFEGDRMIVESEEPLSEGERVRI comes from the coding sequence ATGGACACCGAAGCGACGGGTGCGGGGCAGAAGCTGCGCCAGCGTCGCATCCGTATGGCTGCTGGCGTATTCGCCGGGCTGCTCGTCGTGCTGACGCTGCTAGGCAATACGCTGCTGGCGCTGACGCTGCCAAAGGTCGCCGTCCAGCCGGTTCAGAGCGGCCGGGTGAAGGCCCAATACGACGGCACGGCGGTCGTCCAACCGGTCGAGACGCTCAGTCTGCCGAATCCCGCCGGATGGAAGGTCAAGCAGGTGCTTGCGAAGGAGGGCGACCGGGTTCACCAGGGGCAGGCGCTCGTTACCTACGACGATCGCGATGCCCGGGAGCAGATCGAGGCACAGCAGGCTTCGCTGAAGAAGCTGCAACTGCAGATCGCGCTGTTGCAGCAGCAGTATATACAGGCGGCGAAGGATGGAGACGCGGCGGACGTAGCCGGCGCGAAGTCCGCCTTGGAGAGCGCGGATATCGACATCGTCGCGCAGCAGCAGCTGATCGCCGGCCTGCAGGCGGACATGGCGGAGAAGGGCAAACTCGTCGCGCCCGTGGACGGGATTGTGAAGGAGGTGCATGCGCTCGCAGGAACGGCCGGCGTGTCGGCGGGACCGGACGTGCTGCTGGCGAGCAGCGGTCACGGGTACCGGTTCGAGCTGCGTCCGCCGGCTTCGCTCGCAGAGACGCTGGCGGTGGGCGACAAGCTGGAGGTGCAGGTGCAGGCGCAAGGCGAGAAGCAAGGTAAGTTGCAAGGAGAGAAGCAAGGCGATATGCAAAGCGAAGTGCAAGGTAAGGCGCAACGCGAGGAACAAGGCCAGATGAAAGGCGATATGCAAGGCGGCGACAATCAAACGGTAGCAGGCGTCGTGACGGAGATTCTGCAGGATCTGCCCGGCTTGGACGGGAGCGGAGCAGGAGAAGAGGAAGACGGGGCCGCTTCTTCTGTGCCCGGCTACCGGATCGTCGTCAAGCTGACGGACGCCTCGATTCGCGGCGGCGAGACGGTCAAGGTCCATCTCGAGAAGGAAGCCTCGGAGACGGATACGATGCTCGTGCCGAGCGCGGCGGTCCACCGGGACGGAGACGGTACCTACGTCTTCGTGATCGAGGAGCGCCAGGGACCGCTGGGCAACGCCTATTACGCCTCGCGCAGATCGGTCTCCGTCAAAGAGACGGGCGACGGTATGTCCGCCGTCTCCGGCAGCTTGTTCGAAGGCGATCGGATGATTGTCGAGAGCGAGGAGCCGTTGAGCGAGGGCGAGCGGGTGCGAATATAA
- a CDS encoding phytanoyl-CoA dioxygenase family protein codes for MRQKLNFLSKTQLEDYNRQGYLVLRNVFSEAEAKVMQIECDKLLTLSDYTDPKNIRAGYKSYANGETKIERFDPVHDISPVFADLVQDERLLAPLRDIYLDEPKLFKDKLIFKLPGANGYSMHQDASWWQGFPIGGLISVMVAIDGATAENGGLELFSGYHDRLRSTAGELRNMNAAEIAEIDPATGHIVATNPGDVIIFHSFTPHQSGPNLSEYSRKQLFLTYSPAKDGELYKAHYQHFQRYSLIGKDAGEYYLL; via the coding sequence ATGAGACAGAAGCTTAACTTTCTGAGCAAGACGCAGCTGGAAGACTATAATCGCCAAGGTTACCTGGTCCTGCGCAACGTATTCTCCGAAGCAGAGGCCAAGGTGATGCAGATCGAATGCGACAAGCTGCTCACCCTCTCCGATTACACCGATCCGAAAAACATCCGCGCCGGGTACAAGAGCTATGCGAACGGAGAGACGAAGATCGAGCGCTTCGATCCGGTTCACGACATTTCCCCGGTCTTCGCCGACCTCGTGCAGGACGAACGGCTGCTGGCGCCGCTGCGGGACATCTACCTGGACGAGCCGAAGCTCTTCAAGGATAAGCTGATCTTCAAGCTGCCGGGCGCGAACGGGTACTCGATGCACCAGGACGCGTCCTGGTGGCAGGGCTTCCCGATCGGGGGACTCATCTCCGTCATGGTCGCGATCGACGGCGCCACCGCGGAGAACGGCGGACTGGAGCTGTTCTCCGGCTACCACGACAGGCTGCGCTCGACGGCGGGCGAGCTGCGCAACATGAACGCGGCGGAGATCGCCGAGATCGATCCCGCCACCGGCCATATCGTCGCGACGAACCCGGGCGACGTCATCATTTTCCACTCGTTCACGCCGCATCAGAGCGGACCGAACCTGTCGGAATACAGCCGCAAGCAGCTCTTCCTGACCTACTCTCCCGCGAAGGACGGCGAGTTGTACAAGGCGCACTACCAGCACTTCCAGCGCTACTCGCTGATCGGCAAGGACGCGGGCGAGTACTATCTGCTGTAA
- a CDS encoding helix-turn-helix transcriptional regulator encodes MEVKTYYYSAGGMTQFRYPEAAYEGWVVLAPQSGRFSFAIYGGDQAEEHAAAGGSAGTGGTGGSAAEGVGFGRAGASGAGARADRSDAERTGASGASADKASAVETTAAACSGEAAFGELVICPPGFVLKRSMLEPTAFHFVELSGLGGLELPPGKVRIRDVQRLGSTFAYLARLRAEQSYDDMTEFDHLIRDLLFLVRRAQASAAASRRETTEPLMHQAAALMERGACEPDFSLQDIAGQCGLRASQLSTRFQAAYGMSPIRFATSVRLAKAAKLLVETDLTLDDIAERCGYQNAFYFSRVFSKQMKISPSLFRRANQV; translated from the coding sequence GTGGAGGTCAAAACCTATTATTATAGTGCGGGCGGCATGACGCAGTTCCGTTATCCGGAAGCTGCGTACGAGGGATGGGTCGTTCTGGCGCCGCAGTCCGGCCGGTTTTCGTTCGCCATTTACGGCGGTGACCAGGCTGAAGAGCATGCGGCGGCTGGCGGCAGTGCTGGTACTGGCGGGACTGGCGGGTCCGCGGCGGAAGGGGTTGGGTTCGGGCGGGCTGGCGCTAGCGGGGCTGGGGCGAGAGCAGACCGGTCGGATGCTGAACGGACTGGCGCTAGCGGGGCGAGCGCTGACAAGGCATCGGCCGTTGAGACGACGGCTGCGGCTTGCAGCGGCGAGGCGGCGTTCGGCGAGCTCGTGATTTGCCCGCCCGGCTTCGTGCTGAAGCGGTCCATGCTGGAGCCGACCGCCTTCCACTTTGTCGAGCTGTCGGGGTTGGGCGGACTGGAGCTGCCCCCGGGCAAGGTGCGCATCCGTGACGTGCAGCGGCTCGGTTCGACCTTCGCGTACCTGGCCCGGCTGCGCGCAGAGCAGTCCTACGACGACATGACGGAATTCGACCATTTGATTCGCGACCTGCTGTTTCTCGTGCGGCGGGCGCAGGCTTCCGCCGCCGCCTCGCGGCGCGAGACGACCGAGCCGCTCATGCATCAAGCCGCCGCGCTAATGGAGCGCGGCGCCTGCGAGCCCGACTTTTCCCTGCAGGACATCGCCGGGCAATGCGGATTGCGCGCCTCGCAGCTCAGTACGCGATTCCAGGCGGCCTACGGCATGTCTCCGATCCGGTTCGCTACCTCCGTCCGTTTGGCAAAGGCCGCCAAGCTGCTCGTCGAGACGGACCTGACGCTGGACGACATCGCCGAGCGCTGCGGCTACCAGAACGCGTTTTACTTCAGCCGCGTCTTCTCCAAGCAAATGAAAATAAGCCCTTCCTTATTCAGGAGGGCCAACCAGGTGTGA
- a CDS encoding cache domain-containing sensor histidine kinase — MWRWIGRFDSRTSLRSKLLVAFALLVLVPTVAIGFFSYRKSSSIIQEQTSRAYLEALRQTSINLSYRMTEVENISYIVYTNDKLQQMLRRARASELTTGQVMDDYKDIKEILHNLETSRNIFRIRLLVPSTALYTTENISLFGLSDSEFDGYRRELGEAKNMMAWKYLGPTSYLDAGTKSIISLQRLMKDFNNVTTSLGVIAIDVEERTFTDVLQNMNLALPYKAMLIKDQSVIASYAHEPERLGIDKAPLSDILRLGGGTDREARTIQYDGKTYLYLVQQLDNVDWKIVALIPTVNIADQSDMLGVYILLLSIGLIALATALAFLLSGRITRRLSVLADKMKGIEHGHFGETVKIEGRDEISLLQRRFNKMSGQIENLIGEVYRVTQHKQQEEMKVLEGRINSHFLYNTLDSVKWMALKSSAPDIARVVTDLSKFFRIGLNRGKDKIPFEKEIEHVRAYVDIQNVRFGGALRTEFSFDPRLQHIEIIKLILQPVVENAIIHGINKAGGRDGLILLRGRLVDDEIVLLVADNGAGMDRETAAGVLDGTVGGYGLSNVHRRLQLYYGPACGVSIRSKPGAGTVVRLKLKTAPVDPLRNGVRSATYS, encoded by the coding sequence ATGTGGCGATGGATCGGCCGGTTCGACTCGCGCACGAGTCTCCGCAGCAAGCTGCTCGTGGCGTTCGCGCTGCTCGTGCTCGTGCCGACGGTCGCGATCGGCTTTTTTTCCTACCGCAAATCGTCCTCGATCATTCAGGAGCAGACCAGCCGCGCCTACCTCGAAGCGCTGCGGCAGACGTCGATCAACTTGTCCTACCGGATGACCGAGGTGGAGAACATCTCGTACATCGTATACACCAATGACAAGCTGCAGCAGATGCTGAGGCGCGCCCGCGCGTCCGAGCTGACGACCGGGCAGGTCATGGACGACTACAAGGACATCAAGGAAATCCTGCATAACCTCGAGACGAGCCGCAACATCTTCCGCATCCGGCTGCTCGTGCCCAGCACGGCGCTGTACACGACCGAGAACATCAGCCTTTTCGGACTCAGCGACAGTGAATTCGACGGCTACCGCCGGGAGCTGGGCGAGGCAAAAAACATGATGGCCTGGAAATATCTCGGTCCGACCTCGTATCTGGACGCCGGGACGAAAAGCATTATTTCGCTGCAGCGGCTGATGAAGGACTTCAACAACGTCACGACCTCGCTCGGCGTCATCGCGATCGACGTGGAGGAGCGAACGTTCACCGATGTGCTGCAAAACATGAATCTCGCGCTGCCGTACAAGGCGATGCTGATCAAGGATCAATCCGTCATCGCTTCCTACGCCCACGAGCCGGAGCGGCTGGGCATCGACAAGGCGCCGCTCTCGGACATTTTGCGTCTCGGCGGTGGAACGGACCGGGAAGCGAGGACGATTCAATACGACGGCAAGACGTATTTGTACTTGGTCCAGCAGCTGGACAACGTCGACTGGAAAATCGTCGCGCTTATCCCGACGGTGAACATCGCCGATCAGAGCGACATGCTCGGCGTTTACATCCTGCTCCTGTCGATCGGCTTGATCGCGCTGGCCACGGCGCTCGCCTTTCTGCTGTCGGGCCGAATCACGCGGCGATTGTCCGTTCTGGCGGATAAGATGAAGGGCATCGAGCACGGACATTTCGGGGAAACGGTAAAAATCGAAGGGCGCGACGAGATCTCCTTGCTGCAGCGGCGGTTCAACAAGATGTCCGGCCAGATCGAGAATCTGATCGGCGAAGTGTACCGCGTCACGCAGCACAAGCAGCAGGAGGAGATGAAGGTGCTGGAGGGACGGATCAACTCCCACTTCCTCTACAATACGCTCGACTCGGTCAAGTGGATGGCGCTCAAGTCGAGCGCGCCGGACATTGCCAGGGTCGTAACGGATTTGTCCAAGTTTTTTCGCATCGGCCTCAACCGGGGTAAGGATAAAATCCCTTTTGAAAAGGAGATCGAGCACGTCCGGGCATACGTCGATATCCAGAACGTCCGGTTCGGCGGCGCTCTGCGCACGGAATTCTCATTCGATCCCCGGCTGCAGCACATCGAGATTATTAAGCTGATCCTGCAGCCGGTCGTGGAGAACGCGATCATCCACGGCATCAACAAAGCGGGCGGCCGGGACGGCCTGATCCTGCTGCGCGGCCGGCTGGTCGACGACGAGATCGTCCTCTTGGTCGCGGACAACGGGGCAGGCATGGACCGGGAGACGGCAGCTGGCGTGCTGGACGGCACGGTCGGCGGGTACGGCCTCAGCAACGTGCACCGGCGGCTTCAGCTGTATTACGGCCCCGCGTGCGGGGTGTCCATTCGCAGCAAACCGGGGGCCGGCACGGTCGTGCGCCTAAAGCTGAAGACCGCCCCCGTCGACCCGCTGCGCAACGGCGTAAGATCCGCCACCTATTCGTAG
- a CDS encoding LacI family DNA-binding transcriptional regulator — protein sequence MTATIRDIAKAAGVSVATVSKVLNDYSTVSRATREKVLALVAEMQFRPNEAARSLVGRRSMTIGILLTSGLSNPFFVHLLGGIDEALKERGYDLIYLAQLSAHPEYNFVQHCRSRNVEGVLAFGFQLGELDADKLVASGIPTLFIDLNLTGKRAGYISSDNKEAVEGTVRYLHGLGHRRIANIAGLPGSYVGERRLAGFHEAMDAAGLTVHPENIVVGDFTQETGYRGMRQLLALPQRPTAVVCGSDKSAIGALQAAREAGVAVPDELSIVGFDDIDEARVVHPSLTTVRQDMPALGRRAIELLDRLIVEPEAPPPAVILPTQLIVRETTGPAPREH from the coding sequence ATGACAGCTACAATACGCGATATCGCAAAGGCGGCCGGCGTGTCGGTCGCGACCGTATCCAAGGTGCTCAACGACTACTCGACGGTCAGCCGGGCGACGCGGGAGAAGGTGCTGGCGCTGGTCGCAGAGATGCAGTTCCGTCCGAACGAGGCGGCCCGCTCGCTCGTCGGCAGGCGGTCGATGACGATCGGGATCCTGCTCACGTCGGGCCTCTCCAATCCCTTTTTCGTGCATCTGCTCGGCGGCATCGACGAGGCGCTCAAGGAGCGGGGCTACGATCTGATCTATCTGGCGCAGCTGTCCGCGCATCCCGAGTATAACTTCGTGCAGCACTGCCGCAGCCGCAACGTCGAGGGCGTGCTCGCCTTCGGCTTTCAGCTCGGCGAGCTGGACGCGGACAAGCTGGTGGCGTCCGGCATCCCGACCTTGTTCATCGACCTGAATCTGACGGGCAAGCGGGCCGGCTATATTTCCTCGGACAACAAGGAGGCGGTGGAAGGCACCGTGCGTTACCTGCACGGGCTCGGGCATCGCCGGATCGCCAACATTGCAGGCTTGCCGGGCTCGTATGTCGGCGAGCGGCGGCTTGCGGGCTTCCATGAGGCGATGGACGCGGCGGGCTTGACGGTGCATCCGGAAAATATCGTTGTCGGCGACTTCACGCAGGAGACGGGCTACCGCGGAATGCGGCAGCTGCTGGCGCTGCCGCAGCGGCCGACCGCCGTCGTCTGCGGCTCGGACAAGAGCGCGATCGGCGCCCTGCAGGCGGCCCGCGAGGCGGGCGTGGCGGTGCCGGACGAGCTGTCGATCGTCGGGTTCGACGACATCGACGAGGCGCGGGTCGTGCATCCGTCGCTGACGACGGTGCGGCAGGACATGCCGGCGCTCGGCCGCCGAGCGATCGAGCTGCTGGATCGGCTGATCGTCGAGCCCGAGGCGCCGCCGCCCGCGGTCATTCTGCCGACGCAGCTCATCGTGCGCGAGACGACGGGCCCGGCGCCGCGAGAGCATTAG